Genomic window (Gemmatimonadota bacterium):
GGCCGCGCTGGTCCAGACCGCCGCCCACGCGTACAGCGGTTCGGACCTGATCGCGACGTGGAGCATTCCGAACAAGCGCAGCGCCTACGTGGGGACTTTCGCCTTCACGCCGTAAGCGGCACCTTCGAGCGGAACCCACGGCGATCATGAATCCAGAAGCCGGCGAGGCGGTATACGTTCGCCGGCTTCTTGCTATCTACGGATGGAGAACAGACTACGGCGCTCGGACTCCTTCTGCTGATCACGGCGACCGTCGTGACGTCGTGCTTCGGCCTGATCCTGAAGTCCGCCCACCACAACGGCCACAACGCCCTGGCGGTGGGCAGCCTCAACTACGGCGCCGGCGCCGTGATCTCCGGCCTGCTGATGCTCGCGGACCCGGGCTGGGCCTGGCATTGGACCACCGTGTGGATCGGTGCGGTGAGCGGATTCTTCTATTTCGTCGCCTTCCGCTTTCTGATCCAGGCGCTCCTGCAGGGAGGGGTCGCCGTGACCCTGGCCATCGTCCGCCTGTCCGTCCTCATCCCCATCCTCTGTTCCATCGTCATATGGTACGAGGTCCCCAACCTGGCGCAGATCGCGGGCATCATAACGGTCTGCATCGCCCTGCCGCTTCTGACGCTCGGCGTGGGCAGACAGGCCGAGTTGTCCCTGCGCGGCGTCGCCTGGCTGGTCGGCGCCCTCTTCATCACGACCGGATTCTGCCACCTGTCCCCGAAGGTCTTCAGCGAACTCGCGCCCCAGAGCCAGATGCCGCTCTACCTCTTTTCCCTCTTTGCCGTATCCGGAATCATGGGGTTCTTCTACTTCTGGACTAAACCGATACGGGCACGCATGCCCGAGTTGCGGTGGAGCGTCCTCCTTGGCGCGGTCAACGTCTCGGGGACCTGGCTCCTGGTCCTCACGCTCAAGTACCTCCCCGGCACCGTCGTCTTTCCCTTCGTCAGCGCGGTCGGCCTTGTCATCACTACGCTCGTGGCTATATTGTACTG
Coding sequences:
- a CDS encoding DMT family transporter, producing the protein MLSTDGEQTTALGLLLLITATVVTSCFGLILKSAHHNGHNALAVGSLNYGAGAVISGLLMLADPGWAWHWTTVWIGAVSGFFYFVAFRFLIQALLQGGVAVTLAIVRLSVLIPILCSIVIWYEVPNLAQIAGIITVCIALPLLTLGVGRQAELSLRGVAWLVGALFITTGFCHLSPKVFSELAPQSQMPLYLFSLFAVSGIMGFFYFWTKPIRARMPELRWSVLLGAVNVSGTWLLVLTLKYLPGTVVFPFVSAVGLVITTLVAILYWKEQVRGLAYVGIGLTLVAAVLVNSG